One region of Triticum aestivum cultivar Chinese Spring chromosome 6B, IWGSC CS RefSeq v2.1, whole genome shotgun sequence genomic DNA includes:
- the LOC123134409 gene encoding uncharacterized protein, which produces MGETEMDSMQMDAGSTSKDRAVGKRKKRVPRIGKKAEEPSVRKTVKETRRRPPPVYKVTLPVFERHRFEFNKWWMQLWGDLIGSMENKTTIPSARFTDVASGMSSGCPVTTLQPFEVKISPKENSGLTWPLHVYGYVAARDLVDYKRNIIFERGRDNCQIITDGFPYLALTGPARAVVLDDPVYFEIDLKVKGIGQSEDQDLIFVADSFSNPQPLESALFNRAFTGKISTVELTFGQIIKSVEAAVSMKVVHGSWPDGFRGCFAAKTASINDFTIGLLVIGDNGLPRADDGTIKLQRHVVCAEIGQGDYLEVFVRAYGVGGQQLYDTIYFTPQERGRLKGALNVDTCEIEVTISWSLIMSF; this is translated from the exons ATGGGAGAGACTGAGATGGATTCGATGCAGATGGATGCGGGGTCGACAAGCAAGGATAGGGCGGTcgggaagaggaagaaaagggtaCCTAGGATTGGAAAGAAGGCAGAGGAACCGAGCGTGAGGAAGACGGTCAAGGAAacgcgtcgccggccgccgccagtATACAAGGTCACATTGCCTGTCTTTGAACGACATCGCTTCGAGTTCAACAAATGGTGGATGCAATTATGGGGCGATCTGATCGGTTCCATGGAGAATAAAA CAACTATCCCCAGCGCGCGGTTCACGGATGTTGCTTCCGGCATGTCCTCCGGCTGCCCCGTCACCACTCTGCAGCCCTTTGAAGTCAAAATCTCACCCAAAGAGAACTCAGGTTTAACCTGGCCGCTGCATGTGTATGGTTATGTCGCCGCACGTGATTTGGTGGATTACAAGCGCAATATCATCTTTGAGCGTGGAAGGGATAACTGCCAGATCATCACTGACGGG TTTCCATACCTAGCACTGACTGGTCCTGCACGTGCTGTTGTGCTGGATGATCCTGTGTACTTTGAGATTGACCTCAAAGTGAAAGGAATCGGGCAATCTGAGGATCAAGATCTAATCTTTGTTGCTGATTCGTTCAGTAATCCTCAGCCGCTTGAGTCAGCCCTGTTTAACCGTGCCTTCACGGGCAAGATCAGCACGGTTGAGTTGACATTTGGCCAAATTATTAAGTCAGTAGAGGCCGCAGTCAGTATGAAAGTCGTCCATGGGTCATGGCCAGATGGTTTCCGTGGTTGTTTTGCTGCAAAAACTGCCAGTATAAATGACTTCACAATTGGGTTGCTTGTGATCGGTGATAATGGGTTGCCTCGTGCTGACGATGGCACTATTAAGCTACAACGCCATGTTGTTTGTGCTGAAATTGGACAGGGAGACTACCTGGAAGTTTTTGTCCGTGCTTATGGTGTTGGTGGGCAACAATTATATGACACTATATATTTTACACCTCAGGAACGTGGTAGACTCAAAGGTGCACTTAATGTTGATACATGTGAGATTGAGGTCACTATATCCTGGTCCCTTATCATGTCATTCTAG